CATTGACGACTTCGGTACGGGCTACTCCAAGCTGAGCGCCCTGCGCCATGTCGCCCTGTCCCGGCTCAAGATCGACCGCACCTTCATCCAAGACATTTCCGGCAAGCCCGATGACGCCGCCGTCATTACCGCCATCATTGCCGTGGCGCGCAGCCTCAAGCTGCGGGTGGTGGCCGAGGGCGTGGAAACGCAGGCCCAGCTGGAATTCCTGCAGCAGCTGGGCTGCGACATTTACCAGGGACATTACGCGGGCGAACCGCAGAGCGCGCCCGACCCTGCGCGCTGGCGCCGCCAGGAGTAGCCGGCTAACCGGCTATCGGGCTATGCGGCGCCGTCGTACAGGCGCAGCCGGGCCACCACCTGCCCGTGGTCGGACGCCTGCGGCAGACCCAGCACCAGGTGATCGTTCAGGTACACCACATCGGCCACTTCGCCGATGGCACCGGGCAGCAGGGGGTTGAACTGGGCCGACACGAGGATATGGTCAATGGTGGAATAGTTGCCGTCATTGAGCATGGAAAAGCCCACGTGGCGCATGCAATCCTGGCGCTTTTGCAGCTGGAAGGCATCGAACAGGCGGGTCTGGACAGGCGATCCCTCGCCCATGACAATGGTGGTGGTCACGGCGTCGGCCACATCATTGAAGTCGCCCATGACCACTTGCGCCCGCCCATAGCGCTGCGCCATACCGGTCAGCATGACGCGCAGGGCCACCGCCTCGGTGCCGCGCCGCACGAGCGAACGCAGGCAGGCCTGGCCAAACAGGAGCGGGTCTTCGGCACTGTCACCGGCGCGGTAATCGGGGCGCTTCGATTTC
This region of Massilia sp. PAMC28688 genomic DNA includes:
- a CDS encoding endonuclease/exonuclease/phosphatase family protein translates to MQQEIRFATFNVFNLAPAGQQLYENLAPTSAAQYEAKLDWTARQIDLIDADVIGFQEIFSQACLREVLARTTRYRDAVHVGFDPDPGADRLTPSVALVSRLPLAGSGVSLADFPSGVALPAGTRDAEAFSRAVVHAPVRLGQDCIVDVVVVHLKSKRPDYRAGDSAEDPLLFGQACLRSLVRRGTEAVALRVMLTGMAQRYGRAQVVMGDFNDVADAVTTTIVMGEGSPVQTRLFDAFQLQKRQDCMRHVGFSMLNDGNYSTIDHILVSAQFNPLLPGAIGEVADVVYLNDHLVLGLPQASDHGQVVARLRLYDGAA